The region CAAGCGCACCATTCTCATAAGCGCTCGCTTGCGAGCGGTGCTTTCCATGCGCGCGGTTTCCGGACGGACATTTCGCATAGTATGGGCGAGCCCAACAGCAAGCGCGGCTGGTGCGGCCGTTCATTGACGCCGTCGCGGCCGCAGCCATTGTTGACGTGCGCGCACCCCGCGGGCAACCTTTTGGTACAGGGCTGCGAGGGCTCGGCCGAATGGGAGGAGCTGCGACGATGATGGCAGGCACGACCCTGATGAGGACGGATGCCGCGATTTCCGTCGCGCCCGCCAACGAGGCGAGCTGCGATGACCTTAAGACCGTCTTCGGCACGCGCGGCGATGCATCCAAGTGCCAGTGCCAGCGGTACAAGCTACGGCCGCGTGAGTCCTTTGCCTCGTTTCCCGTCGAGGCACGCACCGACCGGCTGCGCCGGCAGACCAGCTGCGGCGATAGGGAATCGCGCACGACCAGCGGCCTTGTCGCGTACCTCGACGGCGAGCCCGCCGGCTGGTGCGCCGTCGAGCCGCGTACCGCCTACGCGGGTCTGCTGCGCGTCTACCGCGTCCCCTGGGTCGGTCGCACGGAAGACAGGACCGACGACAGCGTCTGGGCCGTGACCTGCTTCTTCACTCGCGCGGGCTTCCGGAAGCGCGGTGTCAGCCGCGCGCTTGCCCGCGCCGCCGTCGATTTCGCCAGGGCGCGCGGAGCCCGCGCCATTGAGGGCTATCCGATGATCACGCAGCCGGGGCAGGAGATCACCTGGGGCGAGCTCCACGTCGGTAGCTGCAGCATCTTCGCCGCCGCCGGCTTCGAAGAGGTCAGCTGGCCAACGCCGAGACGGGTGGTGATGCGGATCGACTTCTAGCCCGGCAGCCCAGATTTCTCATAGTGCCGCCGGTCGATGTTCGAGATGACCCCCGGCGTCGGCAGTGACCGCTCCCGGGGCGGGCAAGAAATCCGCTCTCAGGCTGAATACGTTTCAAGTCCGGAAGTGGTGCGGATGATCCGACGACCGCGATTGGTAGCTGCAGGTCGCTCTTGACGCGGATGTGAACCTTCAGGACGACGGACCAAGGGGCTGCTTTTTAGCGCATCGGAGACAACCTGGGTTCGAGCGAACTCTCGCTGGCGAACCGAGCTATCAGGCTGCCGGATCGGGTAGAAGGCACGATCAATCGTCCAGCGAAATTTTGCGGAGGGGATCACCCCCGTCGATGAATAGACGGCCCTCCGGAGTCAATGCCGCCGCAATTCGGCGCTTTGCCCGTCGCCCCGCCAGGGGATGACGACCGTCGAACGCGCCGACGCGCACCGCAACGGCAATGTCGTAAAGTGTTTCATTCGGCTCCAGCTCGAGTTCCTCGGCAGCGACTTGGCGCAGGCTCAACCGTCCAGAGGCAATTTCGGCTTGTGACGAGGCTCTTGCCTGGGCAATCGCCTTGGCTGATCGGTCGATGGCGAGAACGTGCCCGTTGCCAATCCGGCGTGCGATCTCACGAGCCGCCGCGCCCGGCCCACACCCGATCTCCAGAACCCGCATGCCTTCCGTCAGAGGCAATGCGTTCACAATGGCGAGCAGTCGCGCCGATAGGCCCGTTGCCATCCAACTCGTCCTGACCTGGCCCTCATCACCGCATGGATAGCTGGCAACCATGGCAGCAGTGGGTCGACCAGGCGAGATGGACACGAAGAGCGACCAGTGAGCGGGTCCGCCTTCTCACAAATATCTTGTCACCGCTGGTGCCCGGTCCCAGGCATCGTGCCGGCCGTCCTCGTAGATGATCGGCGCATTTGCCAGTTCCTCGTCGGTCGCATCGTCAAGACAGGCGATATTCACCGCATAAAACGGCCCGCCCAGCATCTCGAAATCGGCGCTGGCGAACGGATGGACGCCGCAGTGCTTGCAGAAAACGTGGCGGATCAAGCGCTCGCCGAAGCGGTATTCCGCGAGAGCCTCCTCGCCGGACTGCAACGAGAAATCCTCGGGCGTGACGAAGACCTTCCAGAATCGCGTCTTCAGACAAGAGGAGCAGTTGCAGCGGAAGGTCGAGGTCCACCACACGCCGGGCCGGGCCGGCGCCGAGCGCTCTCCTTCCGGCGCAAGGTCGAGGTTTGCGGAGAGGCGCACCGCGCGGCAATGGCAGCTCCCGTGATAGCTCTTCTTCATTCCATAGCCTCCTTTTGGGCAGCGACATAGGAAACAAGGCGATCCATGCACTCGCCCCAGCCCTCGGCGTGTGAATCGCGGCTCTCCACGGTCGTGAATGGCGCCTGGTGGAAGGTGAGCCGCGTGCCGCCCGCCACCTCCTCAAAGGTGACCATGATCAGCGTGTCCATCGCGTCCTCCTCTTCCCAGGTGAAAGTAAGGACGATGCGGCTCGGCGGCACGATCTCGCGATAAGTTCCGTGTGCCCAGTAATCCTGCCCTTCCGGCGAGCGGATGCAGCTACGCCAGACGCCGCCTTCTCGGAAATCAGCTGTGATGGTGGGCACGGTGAAGTCCTTCGGCCCCCACCAGCGGGCGAGGTGCTCGGGCGTGGTCCAAACTTTGAAAACGAGGCTGCGCGGCGCGTCGAACACACGCGTGATGGTGAGGGCGATCTCCTCTTTCAGAGAGGCGGCATTCATTGTCTTCTCCCTTTGCACGTCCCGGTAGTCAAGGCATCACGCATCGTCGGATTTCTCCTTGTTTTGGATTTCCTCGAGATAGCTGTCGAGCCGGTCAAAGCTGCCCTCCCAAAAGCGGTGGTAGTGTTCAATCCAATCGGCAATCTCCTTCAGCGGTCCCGCCTCGAGCCGGCAGGGTCGCCATTGGGCGTTGCGGCCCCGCGATATGAGGCCCGCACGCTCGAGCACCTTTAGATGCTTGGAGACAGCAGGCAGGCTCATCGCGAAAGGGGCTGCAAGTTCGTTCACCGTGGCCTCGCCGGCCGCAAGGCGCGCGATGATGGCGCGGCGGGTCGGGTCAGCCAATGCAGAAAGGGTGGTGCTCAGATGGTCCATGCTCGCCTGTAATTTACCTCATAGTTAATTAACCTATTGGTTTTTGCAGGAGACCATCTCTCTGTCAAGAGGTGGCTGTTCGCTCTGCTCGGGCGGAGGGAGTGAACGAGATGCGGCCTGCACGATCGAACCCGAGGTTCCCAGGAACGTTGGCATTGAAGGAGCCTATCGGCGTCCGACCACGCGCGCTGAATTGTGATCGACGGTGATCGGATGATCGGGTCCAGGAATTTTGATCGGCTTGTCTGACATGAGCGATCGCCTTCGGAAGATTGCACCGTCCTTACATAGCGTGATGCCTCCCGCTCCCCCGGGGGCGGCAGTTGGTCACGCGCCGCACCCGGCCAGGCGCCGAGAAGCCAAGCCCGAAACGGCGAGGAGCACGAAGGCGACGCCGAGAATCTGATTCTGCCCATTCAGGAAAGCTGGCGCTCTTCGGCGTGAAAACGTTTCCGAGCTTTGCGCCGGCAACGATCGATAGCCTCGACTGAGGCTATCATCGACTCGGATCAGCGATCACGCTAGCGCTCGTTGAAGCCCTGTAACCCGGCCCCAAGATAACAGCGCACAACCTGACGTGCCAACAGCGAGACATTGAAGTCAGGCGGCTGAGGATCAGATCATTGATTTGTCCCAGATGCTCCACGAGATCGTCCACGCTCAAGTGCGTCCGGAGAGCTGCAGACTTCAATCATGTTCAAGCCGCGCTCCCTGACGCAGATCGTGGAAGCGCAGCTTGTCATCCGCGCAGCCCCGGCGCCTCCTGCCCGGTGCGCTCCACGTATTCGGCATAACCACCGCCATATTGCTGAATGCCCTCCGGCGTGAGCTCCAGCACCCGGTTGGAAAGTGCCGCCAGGAAACGGCGATCGTGCGAGACGAACAGCATGGTGCCCTCGAAAGCCGAGAGCGCCTTGATCAGCATTTCCTTCGTATCGAGGTCGAGGTGGTTGGTCGGCTCGTCGAGGATGAGGAAGTTCGGCGGGTCGAA is a window of Sinorhizobium numidicum DNA encoding:
- a CDS encoding GNAT family N-acetyltransferase; translation: MMAGTTLMRTDAAISVAPANEASCDDLKTVFGTRGDASKCQCQRYKLRPRESFASFPVEARTDRLRRQTSCGDRESRTTSGLVAYLDGEPAGWCAVEPRTAYAGLLRVYRVPWVGRTEDRTDDSVWAVTCFFTRAGFRKRGVSRALARAAVDFARARGARAIEGYPMITQPGQEITWGELHVGSCSIFAAAGFEEVSWPTPRRVVMRIDF
- a CDS encoding SAM-dependent methyltransferase is translated as MATGLSARLLAIVNALPLTEGMRVLEIGCGPGAAAREIARRIGNGHVLAIDRSAKAIAQARASSQAEIASGRLSLRQVAAEELELEPNETLYDIAVAVRVGAFDGRHPLAGRRAKRRIAAALTPEGRLFIDGGDPLRKISLDD
- a CDS encoding GFA family protein — encoded protein: MKKSYHGSCHCRAVRLSANLDLAPEGERSAPARPGVWWTSTFRCNCSSCLKTRFWKVFVTPEDFSLQSGEEALAEYRFGERLIRHVFCKHCGVHPFASADFEMLGGPFYAVNIACLDDATDEELANAPIIYEDGRHDAWDRAPAVTRYL
- a CDS encoding SRPBCC domain-containing protein: MNAASLKEEIALTITRVFDAPRSLVFKVWTTPEHLARWWGPKDFTVPTITADFREGGVWRSCIRSPEGQDYWAHGTYREIVPPSRIVLTFTWEEEDAMDTLIMVTFEEVAGGTRLTFHQAPFTTVESRDSHAEGWGECMDRLVSYVAAQKEAME
- a CDS encoding ArsR/SmtB family transcription factor: MDHLSTTLSALADPTRRAIIARLAAGEATVNELAAPFAMSLPAVSKHLKVLERAGLISRGRNAQWRPCRLEAGPLKEIADWIEHYHRFWEGSFDRLDSYLEEIQNKEKSDDA